The Gemmatimonadota bacterium DH-78 region AACACCGCGCTGCCCCCGCCCCACGACGCCCCGATCGACACCACGGAATCCCTCCTCCACCGCGCACTTCGGGAGGGCGACGACCGAGCCCTGCGCCGTGCGGTGGAGCACCTGCACCCCGAAATGCTTCGCCTCGCGGAGGCGCACGTGGCGTCCACCGACGACGCCGAAGACGTCGTTCAGGACACCTGGGTGGCCGCGCTGCGCGGAATCACCCGCTTCGAGGGGCGCGCCTCTCTCAAGACGTGGTTGATGCGGATCCTGCTCTATCGAGCGCGGAGCAGTGGACGCCGCGCGAGTCGGTTCGTGCCGTGGAGTCTGGTCGACGCGGTGCAGGCCGTGGCCACGCCCGCGCCCGACCCGTTCCAGGCGCTCGTCGCCCGCGAACTGCGCCTCATGCTCGAGGCGGCGATCCTCGAACTTCCGGCCCGTCAACGCGAGGTCGTCCGACTGCGCGATCTCGAGGGCTGGACGCCCGATGAAGTCTGTCGGCGACTCCACATCTCCCACGGCAACCAGCGGGTGCTGCTGCACCGGGGTCGCACCCGCGTGCGCGGAGCGCTCGGCACCTGACCCCGCACCCTACTTTCACGACACGGATTCCGATGACCACTCGACACACGCGCTACGGCTTTCAGAACTGCATGGGCGCCTTCTTCCAGATGGACACCGCCAATGCGCGCGCCCTGCTTCCCTCTCACCTCGAGCCGATCGAGGCACAACACGGCCGCAGCGTGCTGGCCATCCTCGCCTTCCAGTTCACCGAGAGCGAAGTGGGGGCCTACGACGAGATCGTTCTCGCCATCATCACCCCGCCCCGGGTGCAGCCCGGCGTCCCGCTGCCCAAGGCCGCCTTCTTCCCCTTCGTGGTGGGCACGAGTACGACCGCCTCCCGCGAACACGCCATGGAGCGCTGGCACCTGCCTCATCACCCGGACACTCTCGACTTCGCCTTCGACGACGACGGCGACACGATCGACCTCCGCGTGTGCGGCGGAGGTGAGGAGGTGCTGCACCTGTCGGTCACGGCGCACGCCTTCCGCCCCGTGGTGAATGCCTACCACGCCTTCACCGTCGACGAGCACTCCGGCAGGCCCTGGAAGGTGAACATCCGCATGGACGCGCCCCACTCCGAGCACGAGTCGGAACGAGGACGGCTCGCCCTGCGCCCCCACGAGATGTTGTACGGCCTCGACATCGCCGAGGTCGACCCGATCCCCTTCCGCGAGGAATGGTACCGCGCGGGAGTGCAGGTCTTCGACGAACTGGAGTCCCTCGAAACTTCCTGACCCTGCCGCACGCCGGGAGGACTTCCCCTGCGCGGGTCGCTATCCTGAGGGGAGTCCTCGAACCCCAACCTCGTGACGACGTCGATGACCATGAACACCTTCACCCCGGTCGAACAGCATTTCGTTCGCGCATCAGGCGTGGAGACGACCTCCACCCGCATTCCCTACGTGTCGGTGGACAACTTCCCCGAGCTCGGCAAGCTGACCGCCCTCCGATTTCTCGAGTGGGTGAGCGAGCACCCCGAGGGCGTGGTGAGCCTGCCGACCGGCAAGACCCCCGAGCACTTCATCCGGTGGACCCGATTCCTGCTCGATCACTGGAACGAGGCGAAGGGGCGCGAGGTGCGCGAGGCTCACGGGCTCGTCGTCGAATCGAAGCCCGACCTGAGCGGCCTCCACTTCGTGCAGATCGACGAGTTCTACCCGATCCGCTCGACCCAGGCGAACAGCTTCCATCACTACGTGAC contains the following coding sequences:
- a CDS encoding RNA polymerase sigma factor, which produces MPDRELRRPMERVGTLGNTALPPPHDAPIDTTESLLHRALREGDDRALRRAVEHLHPEMLRLAEAHVASTDDAEDVVQDTWVAALRGITRFEGRASLKTWLMRILLYRARSSGRRASRFVPWSLVDAVQAVATPAPDPFQALVARELRLMLEAAILELPARQREVVRLRDLEGWTPDEVCRRLHISHGNQRVLLHRGRTRVRGALGT